In Perca fluviatilis chromosome 18, GENO_Pfluv_1.0, whole genome shotgun sequence, one genomic interval encodes:
- the gtf3c2 gene encoding general transcription factor 3C polypeptide 2, whose translation MDPIDSGQGPEKSSEQCCNLSPSSKGRQRKINPKYSDYEIDGMFGGTDGQKRRRKSPLAAREAASKKTPAKKGKAKNAAQQTEDGEKEAADEIPQECDGKTSQETPKKAVRAGKTPTKKTRARKTPTKKTPAKRTPAKKTPATNGGLATGEGGIVVTVQQENGTPKPKRKYVRKLPPPEPVPEPPCQEAEEETTPSGRHRRGAAKVALKYLHIFAKEALSHPNDESGSPAEDNDDITRNHSVKERKSLKGRKGRKRKRPDSDTDAAEDEDFVPGVEEDDEVVEEEEEEEAEDSDSDLGAGGRSPATFYVNRSHAGSKVKTPNGLFTSAMNVVWEFTDTTKKFREEHYSSWVFPEWVPSSSHWHPVPQSDVEKYLPQELQSAAFRVSREGLSKEETPLQRLSRFTAVPSHPDRWDMLLYAGGPVWSMEWCPTPDGAPASQYLALACHRGMDDQHYVNKMYSGSGLIQLWDLGTLEYDSRPDSQPALAYGLAQDKGFIWQLKWCPAGGWELPSCGRKAPFLPRLGLLAVATSTGVVTIYSLPHPDALHSNRKQANSGKASEELPIYQARGVLTLKLGSFKAPRHQRSGQVLSMDWLPQKPHNIMAIGFYDGVVGLWDLSTKSSLLRVREPGESLSLLPYRCLLAHDHAVRALAFCPASRYLLVTAGEDRYVKTWDLRRLHDPITVQKRYLTNEIYWPLNAPGLFLAQENAYAPYASQGVHYFDHNMRAIFAIPRTGTVWSLSYTDWMNSVVTADSFGEVIFSLLPQICFTPQYLKRTLERRFPVYITTLLARDTSDEENQETGGVEDRHAVEEKEGGETEGPDAESEGGNEHNNRNGGGGERGTEDKGPPLRFQTYKEAVKRYCLLHKDFNMRTFKGSEKQAVWKHMKDTELKRKLNLDELPIAALHKVRFNPNMCCHTWLASAGQTGLVRLNCLRTMISSHAKKIISENQAQFNALYSPKEQKEANQTVTDEL comes from the exons ATGGATCCCATTGACTCTGGACAAG GGCCAGAGAAGTCGTCGGAGCAGTGTTGCAATTTATCACCCAGCTCTAAAGGACGGCAACGGAAGATTAATCCAAAATATTCAGACTATGAAATCGATGGCATGTTTGGGGGCACAGATGGGCAAAAACGACGTAGAAAGAGCCCATTAGCAGCAAGGGAAGCAGCTTCTAAAAAGACTCCAGCAAAGAAGGGAAAAGCTAAGAATGCCGCACAACAGACAGAAGATGGGGAAAAAGAAGCAGCTGACGAAATACCTCAAGAGTGCGATGGCAAAACCTCACAGGAAACTCCTAAAAAGGCCGTGAGAGCCGGGAAGACCCCGACAAAAAAGACTCGAGCCAGGAAGACCCCGACAAAAAAGACTCCAGCTAAAAGAACTCCTGCCAAAAAAACTCCCGCCACCAATGGGGGCCTCGCAACTGGGGAGGGTGGAATTGTAGTTACCGTGCAGCAGGAAAATGGGACACCGAAGCCAAAGAGAAAGTATGTGAGGAAGTTGCCTCCACCGGAACCAGTACCAGAACCACCATGTCAGGAGGCCGAGGAGGAGACCACACCGAGCGGCCGCCACAGGAGAGGCGCTGCTAAAGT GGCATTGAAGTACCTTCACATTTTTGCAAAAGAAGCGCTTAGTCATCCCAATGATGAGTCAGGCTCTCCGGCAGAGGACAACGATGATATCACTCGCAATCACTCGGTCAAAGAGCGGAAAAGTCTCAAAGGACGCAAAG GCCGAAAGAGGAAACGTCCCGACTCTGACACCGATGCTGCAGAAGATGAGGACTTTGTTCCAGGTGTTGAAGAAGATGACGAGGTtgttgaagaagaagaagaggaagaagcagaGGACTCAGACTCAGATTTGGGGGCAGGCGGAAGAAGTCCAGCAACTTTTTATGTCAACAGATCCCAT GCAGGCTCGAAAGTCAAAACCCCCAACGGCCTCTTCACCAGCGCCATGAATGTAGTTTGGGAATTCACTGACACGACCAAGAAGTT ccGAGAGGAGCACTACAGCAGCTGGGTGTTCCCAGAGTGGGTCCCCTCCAGCAGTCACTGGCACCCTGTACCACAAAG TGATGTGGAGAAATACCTGCCTCAGGAGCTTCAGTCGGCTGCTTTCAGAGTGTCTAGAGAAGGCCTCAGTAAGGAGGAGACGCCTCTGCAAAGACTCAGCAG GTTCACGGCAGTGCCTTCTCACCCGGATCGCTGGGACATGTTGCTGTAtgccggtgggccggtctggtcCATGGAGTGGTGTCCCACACCTGACGGTGCTCCGGCATCCCAGTACCTCGCTCTGGCCTGCCATCGAGGGATGGACGACCAGCACTATGTCAACAAGATGTACTCCGGATCGGGACTCATTCAGCTGTGGGACTTGGGCACGCTGGAGTACGACAGCAG ACCGGACTCCCAGCCAGCCTTGGCCTATGGCTTGGCCCAGGACAAAGGCTTCATCTGGCAACTGAAGTGGTGTCCCGCTGGAGGCTGGGAGCTTCCCAGCTGTGGCAGAAAG GCTCCGTTCCTGCCCAGACTGGGTCTTCTGGCAGTTGCCACCTCCACTGGTGTGGTCACCATTTACAGCCTGCCCCACCCTGATGCTCTGCACTCCAACAGGAAGCAAGCCAACTCTG GAAAAGCCAGCGAAGAGTTGCCGATATACCAG GCACGGGGCGTGTTAACACTGAAGCTGGGCTCCTTCAAAGCCCCTCGCCATCAGAGGAGTGGACAAGTCCTGTCTATGGATTGGTTGCCTCAAAAACCACACAATATAATGGCTATTGGATTTTATGATG gtGTAGTAGGTCTTTGGGATCTGTCCACCAAGTCTTCGCTGTTGCGGGTGCGAGAGCCAGGCGAGTCACTCAGCCTGCTGCCCTATCGATGCCTCCTGGCTCACGACCACGCCGTCCGGGCCCTGGCCTTCTGTCCCGCCTCCAG GTACCTGTTGGTGACAGCCGGAGAAGACCGCTATGTGAAGACATGGGATCTGAGGAGGCTCCATGATCCCATCACTGTGCAGAAACGCTATCTGACCAATGAGATCTATTGGCCGCTGAATGCACCTGGCCTCTTTTTGGCCCAGGAGAACGCCTATGCACC gtatGCTTCACAGGGAGTGCATTACTTTGACCATAATATGCGCGCCATCTTCGCAATTCCTCGGACAGGCACTGTGTGG TCCTTGTCTTACACTGACTGGATGAACAGTGTGGTGACAGCAGACAGCTTTGGTGAGGTGATCTTCTCCCTGTTACCTCAGATATGCTTCACTCCCCAATACCTCAAACGCACGTTAGAGAGACGTTTT CCTGTCTACATTACAACTCTGCTGGCTCGTGATACAAGTGACGAAGAGAATCAAGAGACGGGAGGAGTGGAGGACAGACACGCTGTtgaagagaaggaaggaggagagacagaaggaccGGATGCTGAATCTGAAGGAGGGAATGAACACAATAATAGaaatggaggaggtggagaaagGGGTACAGAGGATAAAGGTCCCCCTCTGCGGTTCCAGACGTACAAAGAGGCTGTGAAGAGATACTGCCTCCTCCATAAAGACTTTAATATG CGGACCTTCAAAGGAAGCGAGAAGCAAGCTGTGTGGAAACACATGAAAGACACTGAGCTGAAGAGAAAGCTGAACCTGGATGAGTTGCCTATAGCTGCACTACACAAg gTGCGTTTCAACCCGAACATGTGCTGCCATACCTGGTTGGCGTCCGCGGGCCAGACGGGGCTGGTCAGACTAAACTGTCTGAGGACTATGATCAGCTCTCATGCCAAGAAGATAATAAGCGAGAACCAGGCCCAGTTCAACGCACTGTACTCTCCGAAAGAGCAGAAGGAGGCCAACCAAACTGTGACGGACGAGCTATAG